TTCCTTTGCTGGTAGACAGCTTCCTGGACGCTGTTTGCGCTGAGTATGGCATTGCCCGCAAACAGATCGATAAGGATGCTATGAAGGCTTTGCAGCAGCATAACTGGTCCGGTAATATCCGTGAGCTGAGAAACGTGGTGGAAAGACTGGTGATTCTTTCCGGCAAAACCATTTCTGTAGAGGATGTGGACGATTTCGTAGTGCCAAACAGAGATAAGAAGAAAGTCAATTCCTGATATTTTCCGATATGGCAAAGCATCTATACATGATAAGCGGGCTGGGAGCAGACGATCGCGTGTTTGGGCGGTTGCAGTTCCCCGAGGATTATCAGTTGCATTACCTGCCCTGGATAACACCATTGCCGGATGAGCCCATCAGCAGTTATGCCGCCCGTATGGCGGCCGGTATCACTGCTGATGGCCCGGTATACCTTGCCGGCCTTTCCTTTGGCGGCATGTTGAGTGTTGAAATTGCCAAACTCCGGCCGGTAGCGCAAACGATTCTTATTTCCAGCATTAAGCATAAAACGGAAAAGCCGGCCTATTTCAACTGGGTGCTGCGGCTGGGATTAAATAAGCTCCCGGATTTCATTGTTTTTCAGAACAGGGCCCCTGTAGTGGAGTATTACATGGATATTAAATCTCCGGAAGAAAAACAGCTGCTGAAGGAATATCTTGCCAAAAAAGATTATTTCTATACCAGGTGGGCCATCAATACCATTCTTAACTGGCAGAATGAGTATGTTCCGGAGAATATTATTCATATCCATGGAGATAAAGACCATCCTTTCCCCATAAAGTATCTTCAACCTACGCATGTGCTGAAGAATGCCGGACATTTTATGATCTGGAACAGAGCCGAGGAAATCAACCGGATACTCGCTGTCGTATTGAAAAAGTAGTTTTGCCGTAAATCGGTGGGTATTAAGCTATTTTTAAGAAAACTTTTCCTATATAAAAGATGGAAGGATACGACAGAATATTATATTTGCCTTTTTAAGCATTTAATCAAGCCTAACTGAATGAACCTGGCATTTTGGAAAAATAACAAAGACAAGCAGCCTAAGAAAAAGAAGTCTACGGCAAGAGAATGGCTGGACGCTGGTATTTTCGCTATTATCGCTGCTACCCTGATCCGCACCTTTATTTTTGAGGCCTATACCATTCCTACTCCATCCATGGAGAAGACGCTTCTTGTGAATGATTTCCTCTTTGTAAGTAAGATCAGTTATGGTCCGCGCATACCAATGACACCGTTGGCAGTGCCTTTTGTGCATCATACTATGCCTTTCACCAGAAATACCCCTGCTTATTCTGAAGCGGTTAAATGGAAATACAGACGTTTACCGGGTATGTCTGATGTTAAACGCTATGATGTAGTGGTTTTCAACTTCCCTGAAGGTGATACCGTAGCTCTGGATGCGGTTGATCCAAGCTATTACCACATGGTACGTCAGTCTGGCTGGGATGCTGTAAACAACCAGTTTAAAGTAATTCACCGTCCGGTAGATAAAAGAGAGAACTATATCAAGCGTTGTATGGCACAGGCCGGCGATACGCTGCAGATCAAACATGGCGCTGTGTATATCAATGGCCAGGCAGCACCGGTTCCTCCGGGTAGCCAGCACCGTTATGTGGTTGAAACCACTGGTGATGCCATCAATCCTGCCCGTCTGGAAGATCTGGGCATTGTTGGACCGGATTACACGCTCAATACCGGCAAATTTGCCTACAATATGACACCAGCACAGGCTGAGGCCATCAAGAACCTGGGCCCGATTGTGAA
This window of the Chitinophaga sp. Cy-1792 genome carries:
- a CDS encoding alpha/beta fold hydrolase yields the protein MAKHLYMISGLGADDRVFGRLQFPEDYQLHYLPWITPLPDEPISSYAARMAAGITADGPVYLAGLSFGGMLSVEIAKLRPVAQTILISSIKHKTEKPAYFNWVLRLGLNKLPDFIVFQNRAPVVEYYMDIKSPEEKQLLKEYLAKKDYFYTRWAINTILNWQNEYVPENIIHIHGDKDHPFPIKYLQPTHVLKNAGHFMIWNRAEEINRILAVVLKK
- the lepB gene encoding signal peptidase I encodes the protein MNLAFWKNNKDKQPKKKKSTAREWLDAGIFAIIAATLIRTFIFEAYTIPTPSMEKTLLVNDFLFVSKISYGPRIPMTPLAVPFVHHTMPFTRNTPAYSEAVKWKYRRLPGMSDVKRYDVVVFNFPEGDTVALDAVDPSYYHMVRQSGWDAVNNQFKVIHRPVDKRENYIKRCMAQAGDTLQIKHGAVYINGQAAPVPPGSQHRYVVETTGDAINPARLEDLGIVGPDYTLNTGKFAYNMTPAQAEAIKNLGPIVKSVSVFEDSDFNSAYDYTDIFPHDTAHYKWTEENFGPLYIPKKGATVKLDESNIAIYDRIIRVYEGNTLEHKDGKFIINGQPADSYTFKFNYYWMMGDNRNNSLDSRYWGFVPEDHIVGKAWMIWMSYGEGGIRWSRLFRTIK